A segment of the Myxosarcina sp. GI1 genome:
ATACAATATAACTTTCAGTTACATCGAGAAAGTAACTTTTAGAGAAATGAGAACTCGCGCATTTAAAAAGAGAAGCCCGCAGGTAATAATTCGCTAGCCAGGTTTGAGTGCCATTCCCCTTGACCTTGAAACACGACTGCGGCATCTTTACCAAATTCCCAAATTACTTGCCTACAGGCACCGCATGGGGAACAGGGTATTTGACGGTCGTTGACTATAGCAATCGCGGCAATTTTCATGCTATCTCCTCCCTCGGCAGCAACTGCGGTGGCAACCGCATTTCTCTCAGCACACATACTCAAACCGTAAGAGGCGTTTTCTACATTGCAGCCAGTAAAAATATTACCTGCTTTAGTTAAAACAGCCGCACCGACTCTAAAGCGAGAGTATGGTGCATAGGCATATTTGAGAGTTTCGGTAGCTTTGGTAATTAGTAATTCTATTTGAGTACGACTAATTGAGTTGTTATCGCTCAAATATCTGCTCCAAATTTATAAAATTTTAGTTCGATCGAGAAGCTAAAAAAACACTGCTTTGTAAACAATTATTAAGATACTGCATCTAAAACCTATGTTTGTTCGTACTAAAAATTGTGTGCGACCGTCGGCATTTTTTTCCTCTAGACATACGACGGTCTTTTTTTTGTCCAAACTCGCTCGACATCTTAACTCAAGAAAAATCAATTGGCTGTCAGAGAAATATGGCTGTTGTCTCGCCCAAATCTTCTGGCTACAGTCTTAGAGAGCGATCGCAACATTTCTACAGTAGTATTCCAGTCCACACAAGCATCGGTAATACTCTGTCCGTAAACCATGGGTTTGCCGTTAGTGGTAATCGTTTGATTTCCTGCGATTAAATGACTTTCAATCATTACGCCCATAATCTGAGACGAACCATCTTCAACTTGTTGCGCCACATTATTTAAGACCAAACTCTGACGATTGTGGTCTTTGCTACTGTTGCCGTGACTGCAATCAATCATCAAGCGCGTATTTAAAGTTTTTTCTTTTAAAGCTGTTACCGCTGCTTCTACACTTTGATTATCGTAATTGGGTTGGGTCGCGCCGCCCCTTAAAACTAAATGACCGTCGGGATTGCCTGTAGTTTTGACAATACTAGCCAGTCCATCTTGGTTGATGCCCAAAAAATGATGGGTAATTCTAGCGGTTAACATGGCATCAATTGCCGCTTTAAAACTGCCATCGGTACCGTTTTTATAGCCTACGGGCATAGACAGACCAGATGCCATCTGACGGTGAATTTGGCTTTCGGTAGTTCTGGCACCAATTGCCGTCCAGCAAATCAAGTCGGCAATATATTGGGGAGTAATCGGATCTAAAAGTTCGGTGGCTGCTGGCAAACCTAATTCTGCCAGATCGAGCAGTAATTTTCTGGCGGTTTTTAAGCCTGTATTAATGTTATAGCTATTATCGAGGTGAGGATCGTTAATCAATCCTTTCCAACCAACTGTAGTGCGAGGCTTCTCAAAATAAACTCGCATTAGTATTTCGAGATTATCTGACAATTCGGCACGCAGCGTGGCTAGCTTGGTACCATACTCCATCGCTGCCTTGACATCGTGAATCGAACAAGGACCGACAACGACCAATAATCTTTGGTCTTCACCCGATAAAATATTACGGATGCGATCGCGAGTTTTCGACACCAAGCCAGCGGCTGTTTCTTTTAGAGGATATTCGCTTTTAATATATGCAGGACTTAACAATGGTCTGGTTTCGATAACGTGCAGGTCGCTAGTAATGTACATATTTTGATTTTGTATATTCAATACCTTTTTTAAAATCCAATACCAACTACTATTGTCGGACAAATTCGTTAGATGCGATCGCATCTAACGAATTCTTTGTAATAACTTAATCTTAAGTTTAGCTACGATTGCATTAACCATGAGCGATGAACAGAGAACTATGAACAGTTTAACTTCTATTGCTCATTGCTTATTCAGGCTGGGGAATCGGTTGTGGTTCTGGTGTGGGAACTGGCTGTGGTTCTGGCGTAGGAACTGGCTGGGGAATGGGACTGGGAACTGGCTGTGGTTCTGGCGTAGGAACTGGCTGCGGTTCTGGTGTAGGTTTGGTAGGAGGGGTTTCAATCATGGCTGCGGTTTAGTAAATAACTAAATCGATCTTGACGAGAAAGGCAGTGTAATTACCTCTCTTATAAGTTAGAGTTTTGGCGGATACTTAAAATTTTGTGTCTGGTAAAATTTATGTCTTGAGAATAATTTCTGCCAGTAGTCGTGGATAAGCAAAACAGTCAGAAACTGATAGTTGAGGTCCGCAATAGGTTTTACTAAGGCGATCGAGAATACCGCTCGTATTATGGCAATTATCATCAGCCATTTCAAAAGCAATACTCCACCATAGATGGGAGTCGATCTTTAGTTTAGTTAATTCGCCTGTTATTCCTGCTTCCTGACGCTGCCGCCGTTGTTTACTAACTGCAAGCCAAAATTTAGCAGGAAAAAAATTGTTTAGCTGTTGTTGGGGTAATTCTTGGCGGTCAATCCATTTGCTCCATTTTTCTATTTTTCCCGACCAAACTTCGCCAAATTTTTGTGCTTCTAATTCAGCTTGTCGCCATTTGAGTTCTAAATTTTCCTGTCGCCACTTGTAGCTGACGGTGGTTGATTCTGGCAAATAGAGATAAAAATCGGTTCTAACTTCTGCCCCAACTTTATTTTGTAGACAATGGCGATCGAACCATTCTTCTACTTCTATTGGTGGTACGCCTGGTTTAAACCAGCGTAATTCTATAGTATTCTCTATCACCTGGTTTATTGCTTGCTTTTTCCTAACTGCTTCTAGCATTGGTTAATATTGATTTGCCGATAAAAAATTAAAATCGATCGTTAATACAATTTGAATAACTTAAACTGTGGAAGAAATGTTTTGGCAACGAGGATTACTGGAGGACAAGCAACACCATGAACTTTGCTGAAATTATCGCTAAAGGCGGCATTGCCATTTGGCCGCTGTTATTGTTATCTATTCTTTCTCTAGCCACAATTTTAGAACGAATCTGGTTTTGGTCGAGAGTATTATTTAGAGAAAAACAAATTCTCAATAGAATTATTGAGGCAGCCAATCGCAATTGGGATTTAGTAGAAAAAGTTGCCAGAGAACATATCAATCATCCTATGGGCAATTTTGTTTATGCCCCGTTTAAATATTCCAATCCCGATCCAGAAATATTACACCTGGCTTTAGAGTCTGCTGCTGACGAACAGTTAGCCAGAATGCGTAAAGGAGACAAACTTTTAGAGGCAGTTATCGCTCTTTCCCCTTTGTTAGGATTATTTGGAACTGTTTGGGGTTTGATTAAGTCTTTAAGTTCGATTAGGATTGGCGATTTGGGTACGGCTTCTACTTCTGGAGTTACCCTGGGTATTGGCGAATCTTTGATTTCTACTGCGGTTGGGTTGTTGGTAGCGATCGTCAGTCTGGCGTTTTATCGTCTGTTTCAAGCTTTTTGGTCTAATCAGGTTAGGCTATTGCGTAAAGCTGCCAGTCAACTAGAAGTAATATATCGTCAACAGTGGTTTCGAGAAGAAGATGAAATAGTAGTAGCTGATGAATACTCTTTTATGAACGTCGAACCAAAGAAACCGCCTACAAGCGATCCCTGGGCGGCAGGAGAACAATAATTTTACAGCGATTCAACAGTAAATCAGCAAAGTTAAAATGACTTCTAATAAGAAAAATAATCGTAATAAGTATCGCTATTCACCAGTACGCCCTTTTAGACTCTGGCAAGATGATGCTAGAGAGAGCGATGCTCGAATCGAAATTTTGCCTTTAATCGACGTTATTTTTTGCATTTTGACCTTTTTTCTCTTGGCAGCCGTTAATTTTTCTCGTCAACAGGCAATCAGCCTAAATCTGCCCCAGGCAAGAACTGGCACGCCTCAGATGCAGGATATTTTAATCGTGACCATAGATGATGTCGGTCAACTATATGTCGAGCAAGATTTGGTCAGCCGTAGCGATTTAAACTGGGAAATCAAAAAATACAATCAAACTAACCCTAATGGCTTGATGGTTCTGTATGCGTCCAAAAATTCGACCTATAGAGAAGTAGTAGAAGTTTTAGATATACTGCGAGAAGTAGGTGGCGATCGCGTGGCGTTAGCTACTCTGCCTATGGGTTCTCAACCTCCAGCTTCCAGCACTCCCAGTACTTTACCTTCTTTTGTACCAGAGCTTCGCAACGGCATTAATCCCTATAATCCAGATTCCACGCCCAATCCTCCCGCACTACCTAGCCAATAGGTATTTAGGCTTTAGACTTTAGGCTTTAGGGAACGGGAAACGGGGAACAGGCAAGAGTAAAAACTTTTTACTTGCTACTCGCTACTCGCTACTTGCTACTTAAAAAAATGAGATAATACAAGCAATTTTTGATGCCCTATGTATTTACTCAAACAATGTCCGATCTTGAAACTTTAATTGCTGCAGTCAAGCAGGAAGCCGAACGCGAAGAATTTCCCATTGATGTCGCTGTTTACCGAGAAACCGACCTCGAACCAACTCAACCAATATTATATGCTGGCAATTTGAATAGTCCTTTGTGTTTTTTTGGACGAGATTTGGGCAAAGATGAGGTTTATGCCCGTCAGCCTCTAATTGGCGCTTCGGGGACTATGGTTAGGGAAGGGTTTTATTATGCCATTCACCAGCAAAAAGCTCCTTCTAGAACCAAACTCGATGAAACTACCTGCGACCGCCTGTTGCTGGCTAATACCGTTCCTTACAAACCTCCAGGTAATAAAGCGTATTTAATGAAAGTCAAAAATCGCTTTCGTCCCTTTATCGAACAATTGTTGCTGTTTCACTGGCAGGGAAATCAAGTTATTACTTTGGGTACGGAAGCCTTTAAATGGTTTGCTACCTACGCACCTAAAGGAGAACTAGATAGTTTTTACAAACGGAGCGATCGCTTTGAAGCTAAACTGACTGTTAATTTGAGTGCTAGTGACGACATGGGTATGACTCACCAAAAAGCGATAACTTTGCTACCTTTGCCCCATCCTTCCCCTCTCAACCAAAAATACTATGCGGCATTTCCCAAAATGCTCCAGCAAAGACTGGCTCAGGTTGAATTTTAAAAAACTTAACTATTTCGACTTTTAGAATCTGTCTGAGGTCAGAGATTGCCTTAAATGGCGATCCTCACAGCTAAAAAACATGATAAGGTAAAAGGGGAAATCTAAAATTTTTGTTAAGCTCGATACAAAAGATCTTTACACTAAAAATCAATTATGACTAATAAGAAAACTGTTATTTCCCCTTCTATACTTTCGGCAGATTTTACCCGTTTGGGCGAAGAAATTAAAGCGGTAGATAAAGCTGGTGCCGACTGGATTCACGTTGATGTTATGGACGGTAGATTCGTTCCTAATATTACTATTGGACCGATGATCGTCAAAGCAATCCGTCCTCTGACTGAGAAAATTCTCGACGTTCACTTAATGATTGTCGAACCAGAAAAATATGTCGAAGACTTTGCCAACGCTGGTGCGGATATTATTACCGTACATGCAGAACATAACGCTTCACCCCACCTGCATCGCACCCTGGGTCAAATTCGGGAATTAGGCAAACAAGCAGGTGTAGTAATCAATCCTGCTTCGCCTTTAGAACTAATTGAGTACGCCCTACCAATGTGCGATCTAGTTTTAATTATGAGCGTCAATCCTGGTTTTGGCGGACAAAGCTTTATTCCCGAAATGGTAGATAAAGTGAGAAAATTACGTCAAATGTGCGATGATAAAGGCTTAGACCCCTGGATTGAAGTAGACGGTGGCTTAAAAACTCACAATACCTGGCAAGTTTTAGAAGCGGGTGCTAATGCAATCGTAGCAGGTTCGGCAGTGTTTAAGGCTGACGATTATGCAGAAGCAATTGAAGGTATTCGTAACAGCAAACGCCCACAGCCCGAACTAGCTACGGCGTAAATTTTTTGATTTTCAAAATTTAAATATTATAGGTGGTTTGGAAAGAAAACCACTTTTTTTTTGCAGGCGATCGCCTTCTTTTATAGTGGTATATTTTCTATGATTCAATCATACAAAACTGCACGATTACGTCCCTCAGTCTTGGCTTGATAAAGTGCGCGATCGGCTTCCGATATCAACTGCGTTCGGTTAGTTCTGATAGTTGGAAGCATAGAAGCTACTCCTAAGCTCAGAGATACAAAGTCACTTACCGCAGAGTCGGGATGGGAAATTTGCAGCATCTCTACAGCCCGATGGATCTCTAGAGCGACATTTAAAGCATTAGCTCCTGCTGTCTGAGGTAAAATTACGGCAAATTCTTCGCCGCCATATCTGGCTACCAAATCTGCGGGACGTTTGACTGCGCTATCTATAGCGCGAGCTACTCTTCTCAGGCAAATATCTCCTGCCTGGTGTCCGAAGCGGTCATTGTACTGTTTGAAGTAATCGATATCGCCAAGAATTAATGCAAGATGATAGTTTTCACGGTATGCCCTACGCCATTCTTGTCTAAAATAACGGTTGAAATAATACCGATTGGCAACTTTAGTTAAATCGTCTTTACTGGCTAAAATCTTGAGACGCTGATTTGTGGCTTTCAATCGCGCTTTCAAACGAGCGATCGCTAATTGATGTTGAATCCGAATAATAACTTCCTCAGTATTAAAGGGTCTGGTTATATATTCGCTACCACCACTAGCAAAAGCTTTAGCTATAACTTCAGTTTCATTAAAAGTACTGATAAAAACAACTGGAATATCTTTGGTGCGAGAATCGGCCTTTAGTTGCTGGCATACTTGATAGCCATCCATATCGGGTATAGCTACATCCAGTAGAACAATGTCGGGAACTTCGGCTCTAGCAATTTCTAAGGCTAATCTTCCATTATTAGCCTGCCTGATTTCATATCCTCTCGAAGTTAATACTGAGGATAAAATTGATAAATTGCCATTGCGATCGTCAACTAACAAAACTTTTCCAGTTTCAATTGACGCAAGCCGATCGGTCATTTTAATTAAAGGTTTTAATAATATTTATTATGATTAACTACAATTATATTGAACAATTTCTCTGCTTAATTAATACTTGATAATAAAACTAATAACTTTACTAAAAGTAAATGTTAAACTATTAAATGTTTTTGTGATAATACTCAATCAAGTAAAACAACCCTTAATTTAAGCTGTTAAAACTA
Coding sequences within it:
- a CDS encoding diguanylate cyclase: MTDRLASIETGKVLLVDDRNGNLSILSSVLTSRGYEIRQANNGRLALEIARAEVPDIVLLDVAIPDMDGYQVCQQLKADSRTKDIPVVFISTFNETEVIAKAFASGGSEYITRPFNTEEVIIRIQHQLAIARLKARLKATNQRLKILASKDDLTKVANRYYFNRYFRQEWRRAYRENYHLALILGDIDYFKQYNDRFGHQAGDICLRRVARAIDSAVKRPADLVARYGGEEFAVILPQTAGANALNVALEIHRAVEMLQISHPDSAVSDFVSLSLGVASMLPTIRTNRTQLISEADRALYQAKTEGRNRAVLYD
- a CDS encoding cytidine deaminase; translation: MSDNNSISRTQIELLITKATETLKYAYAPYSRFRVGAAVLTKAGNIFTGCNVENASYGLSMCAERNAVATAVAAEGGDSMKIAAIAIVNDRQIPCSPCGACRQVIWEFGKDAAVVFQGQGEWHSNLASELLPAGFSF
- a CDS encoding MotA/TolQ/ExbB proton channel family protein, which gives rise to MNFAEIIAKGGIAIWPLLLLSILSLATILERIWFWSRVLFREKQILNRIIEAANRNWDLVEKVAREHINHPMGNFVYAPFKYSNPDPEILHLALESAADEQLARMRKGDKLLEAVIALSPLLGLFGTVWGLIKSLSSIRIGDLGTASTSGVTLGIGESLISTAVGLLVAIVSLAFYRLFQAFWSNQVRLLRKAASQLEVIYRQQWFREEDEIVVADEYSFMNVEPKKPPTSDPWAAGEQ
- a CDS encoding biopolymer transporter ExbD, whose amino-acid sequence is MTSNKKNNRNKYRYSPVRPFRLWQDDARESDARIEILPLIDVIFCILTFFLLAAVNFSRQQAISLNLPQARTGTPQMQDILIVTIDDVGQLYVEQDLVSRSDLNWEIKKYNQTNPNGLMVLYASKNSTYREVVEVLDILREVGGDRVALATLPMGSQPPASSTPSTLPSFVPELRNGINPYNPDSTPNPPALPSQ
- a CDS encoding uracil-DNA glycosylase family protein, which gives rise to MSDLETLIAAVKQEAEREEFPIDVAVYRETDLEPTQPILYAGNLNSPLCFFGRDLGKDEVYARQPLIGASGTMVREGFYYAIHQQKAPSRTKLDETTCDRLLLANTVPYKPPGNKAYLMKVKNRFRPFIEQLLLFHWQGNQVITLGTEAFKWFATYAPKGELDSFYKRSDRFEAKLTVNLSASDDMGMTHQKAITLLPLPHPSPLNQKYYAAFPKMLQQRLAQVEF
- the rpe gene encoding ribulose-phosphate 3-epimerase, which gives rise to MTNKKTVISPSILSADFTRLGEEIKAVDKAGADWIHVDVMDGRFVPNITIGPMIVKAIRPLTEKILDVHLMIVEPEKYVEDFANAGADIITVHAEHNASPHLHRTLGQIRELGKQAGVVINPASPLELIEYALPMCDLVLIMSVNPGFGGQSFIPEMVDKVRKLRQMCDDKGLDPWIEVDGGLKTHNTWQVLEAGANAIVAGSAVFKADDYAEAIEGIRNSKRPQPELATA
- a CDS encoding 3-deoxy-7-phosphoheptulonate synthase; translation: MYITSDLHVIETRPLLSPAYIKSEYPLKETAAGLVSKTRDRIRNILSGEDQRLLVVVGPCSIHDVKAAMEYGTKLATLRAELSDNLEILMRVYFEKPRTTVGWKGLINDPHLDNSYNINTGLKTARKLLLDLAELGLPAATELLDPITPQYIADLICWTAIGARTTESQIHRQMASGLSMPVGYKNGTDGSFKAAIDAMLTARITHHFLGINQDGLASIVKTTGNPDGHLVLRGGATQPNYDNQSVEAAVTALKEKTLNTRLMIDCSHGNSSKDHNRQSLVLNNVAQQVEDGSSQIMGVMIESHLIAGNQTITTNGKPMVYGQSITDACVDWNTTVEMLRSLSKTVARRFGRDNSHISLTAN